In Scleropages formosus chromosome 10, fSclFor1.1, whole genome shotgun sequence, a single genomic region encodes these proteins:
- the LOC108932310 gene encoding retinol-binding protein 2 codes for MPADYNGRWEMVKNENFEEYMKVLDIDFATRKIALHLTQTKVFVQDGDKFETKTLSTFRNYDLNFTVGVEFDEHTKGLDNRVVKTLVTWDGDKLVCTQKGEKPGRGWKHWIEGDLLHLELTCGDVVCHQVFKKK; via the exons ATGCCTGCCGACTACAACGGACGCTGGGAGATGGTGAAAAACGAGAACTTTGAAGAATACATGAAAGTTCTGG ATATTGACTTTGCCACCCGTAAGATTGCCCTCCATCTGACTCAGACCAAGGTGTTTGTCCAGGATGGGGACAAGTTTGAGACCAAGACGCTGAGTACTTTCCGGAACTACGACCTGAACTTCACGGTTGGAGTGGAGTTTGATGAGCACACCAAGGGCTTGGATAACAGGGTGGTCAAG ACCCTGGTGACCTGGGATGGAGACAAGCTGGTGTGCACACAGAAGGGGGAGAAACCTGGCCGGGGCTGGAAACACTGGATTGAGGGGGACTTGCTGCACCTG GAGCTGACCTGCGGAGATGTGGTTTGCCACCAAGTGTTCAAGAAGAAGTAA